The genomic region ctgaATATATAAATGTTACTATCAAATCTCACAGTTTATTGGCCAACTTACACAGTATATACTTTCTCTGATTCATCTCTGTAGGATTGTACAGTTTAATTTTCCTTTACAGaaaagttacaacacattttttgtgtatacttttaatttagttttttagAAAAAATATGGAAATCATGTCAGACAAAAGATAATTGGAATCGGCCAAGAAAATTGCATTCTGTGATATCTACTAAATGTGTTTATGATGAACTAAGTAATGATTTTTATTTTCTGTCCACAGGCACAGCTTGAGGATGTTTCTGAAACAAGAAAGGCTACACAATTTTAAGAGAAGGTCAGAGCAAATGGAGAGAGAACAGGCATGTGTATCTCCTGTACCCAGACTTCCTATATTAACACGTGAATATATCGCCTTCTCTGCTAAAATATAAAGCTTTAGCAACACAGCAAAATAAAATGGTAGTAGCATAAGACATACAGAAGCTCAAATTCCAAGCAAGGAGAGATGTGAAGACTTCTGGATGAGGAGCCGTCTTCTCTGAGCAGGCATCATTCCCACCGCTGTGCTCCATGATCTTAGGCCAGTCATTATGGCTCTTATCACAAATTCCTTCACATCAGTTTAAATTATATAATCGGTCACTAGCTAAATAAAAACGGATTTACCTGTCATGCCTTTTGATGGCATAATTACATTTCTTTAATACAGCTGGAATATGAATGCACAAAAGCCTATGTCAAAGACTTTTAAACACTGTTTATTTTTCAGATTAATATTTGGTGTGCATTGTTGTTCTGGGAAGTTCCAACATTAGCCTGTGTCCTGTACTTTGTACATAAATGATTTGTTTTTTCTTGACAAAATGATCTTGTTTTtccaattggttttattatttAGACGTGGTTGGAGGATTCCAAAAATGTTACCTGGAAAAATCTAAAACTTAATTTTGAAGGTTATATGGTTGCAGAAGTATTTATCTGTATGTGTGTCTCTTATACTCTAGCTTAATGCTACACTTTGTTTAGCTCAATTAATCATACAAACTCTAGACTCTGAAGGAGACGGCTAGTCGTCTGCACTGGTCATTTGTGATGGAATATGATTTCACAGGTAAAACGAAAAAGCCCCGGTCACGGTCTGACTACATTTTAAATAAGCCAGGAATTGTTTAAACAATTAAATCAATTGATTACATGTTAAAGGTGTGAAGAATATAAGGACTCTGGATCAAATTAGTTGTGAAGCCAGACAACAATGTAGCTGAGAGAATGGATCTTTTTTGTTTTAtctataaaatgtcagaaaactCAGTTTCTCTATGTCCAAGGTGATGTCTTTAGATGTCATGTTTTGTCGGTTCAAACCCCAAAATAATCAATTTCACATGATCCACAAACAGAGAGAAGCAGGAAATGTCCATATTGAAGAGGCTGAAAAAGCCTTTCTATAATGACTAATCCATTATTCAAAACAGACTCGCCTACTCATCGTTACAACTCTAGCCTTAGAAGAGTTTAATAATATGAGGCTGTCAAGAGAAGGTCATTGGTGCGATTCAGAACAGTATCAATGAATCCTGGAGGAGATGACCGTTAAATGCTCTGGATATTTATGGATTCTGTGTTTTGCCATTTTGTCTGTTTTTCATGTGTGACAACATGTTTAGTGGATTGTATATTTGACTTTAGAAAGACATTTTTTCTCTGCCCGTTTTGTTAATCACACTTTGGGTTTTTGGCATTATTATCGTTAAATGGACTTAACTATTGCTACAAATGAGCTTTAGTTTTTAGAAGTTTGGTCCAGCTAAAAACAAATGGTCAAATGAACATGTCTGTGGCATTGATTGCTTTATGATTTCTACCTTTTTAGTGTGTTCTGTTTGTGTCAGTCACAGTCAGTGGTGATGTGTGATGTCTGCTGCGTTCAGTTAAACATTTCATGTTAATTGTATTTAGGGGACTTTATCAAAATCACTCAATACCAGCATTTCCCTTTTCCATTTTCAAAAGAGGATGGGCCAGGAACCTGtcacacttcctgtttctacatatgtaaattgtaaacgCACAGTTATGCAGTGATATGCATTGAGATTAACATTGGAAGGTTGAGCAATAAAAGGTTATTAAAGAGATTGTTTTAAATTGGTATTATTgttaaatgttttatattaCCAGATATAACCTTAATCTAAAGATGTAACCAGGTAGCTGATGTGAAATTGATTCACACCGCAACATTAAACTGTTCGGTGAACCAGCATTAAGTCATTTGTCCAGTTTTAGATAGTGGAAAAAAGCACATAACAAAATGACATCATCACCTCCATATGGCAACCTTTTTAAATACAAATTTGAGGTTTGTACTTTATTATATGAGTTGGTCATCGAGATATTGACCCATGTGATTTGGACTTGAGTCGGCTAAATGTACTGTTTTGatgattattttttttacaGAAAATAAATGACATGACACTAAATACTTGTGACTTGAATGGAGACATTATGACTTGAGTTACTTGTCTGAGATACTTTTATATTTTCAGATTGAATATTAGATACAGAGCAATACAAGTGTGTGTAACTTTAACCAGTATCTGACCGCACACATGTAATGGCGTTGTGATTGGAATCAGTATTTATTTAAGTGATAGGATGTTACGCAATTAATGCTGACTGAagttattattgtttgtttaaaatgaaaaatTGTCATTTATGTCATCATGTTATACATTTcatacaaatataattcctAGTCATACTTTAGGACAGGTTAGATAAATGTCCTTGGTACCTTTTTCACTTAAAGTCTGGTTGGTCGagattaaagtaaaataaatacacaCCAATTATGAAAACAATTGCATTTATTACTCTATATTAGAAGGTACATGATTGAAGTCCTGAAGGGGTTTTTACATGGATGCAGTAGTCTCTTTCACTGCCTGCAGAATAACaacctctttctttctttctttcttggtGACACTTAGAGCAAGGTATTTCAACCTTAAATACACTATGCAGTTTATACATTGTAAGGCAGGTACTATTGGACAAGACAGACATTCCCCTTTAGTGTGTATGTCATGGTTGACACTCAACCACTTATCAAACAGTAGATCTACACATTTTTTCCCAGCCACAAGCGACAGTCTCAAGGGCAGTCTCTTTGTTCTTACATACATCCTGAAAGACTGAAAAATTCAGGGAAAGAgtgatttttaaaataaaagtattggtCAAACACATTTTTGAGACAGCAATTCAGACATTTCAGTAGTATTTAGTTACATTTCTTCTCCCAAAGACAAAGTCAGATCCTCCTTACAGTCTCTAGTCAGCAGAGTTCTGCAACTGGTTGGCGTGATTTGTATAAACATTCTCATTTTCAGTGGAGTGATCTTAAATAAACACGTGAGGACATGACCAGAGATAATTCTGAGAACATTTGGTTTCTAATGCTGCGAGGTCAGTAGTAGTGCACACGTGGCCTTCAGCCTTGCGTAGGGACTCacagcatacaaatataaataacacgggaaagactacacacacacacacacacacacacacacacacacacacacacacacacacacacacacacacacacacacaaagtaccTGTTGAATTTGCATACAGCTAACGACAAAAGTGCACCTATTTCctgaaaacaaaacatttcGACAGTGATTTAGTTAGATTGATGGAAAAAATCCACATACAATTTGCACACTCAGGAGGTATTGTACGGTGAACAAAAGGAGCTTTGAAGGGAAAAATCAAACGCTGCTGTGCAGTTATAGACGGCTATTAGAGAAAAGTCAACATTAGAGCTGTGACACACACAAATGTCATTTCAGAGGTCAAACAGTAGATCGTcatcaaaaacaaaacacaagttagTAAGATAGTTTTTCCCttccaacaacaaaaaaaccaaTAAAAAGATTCAACCATTTCAAACATGACATCAAATCCAATTGAACCCTCTTATTTACACTAGTATAATCCTAAACAGCTAGTTTATGTGCAGTATTTATACTTGGCCAGGAAATATATGCCCTGCAGGGAAAGGAACATTGGACATGCTCTGACAATATATTAAAAATGTACAATAAAAACAAGCTATGATTCAGATTCAGGGTTAGTGTATTTAAAAAGGGATTCAACGTAAAAAAAATCCCGTGTTTTATAGTACAGTGTAAATAGGATTCGCTGCTGCAAAGAACGTAAGGTTTATCTGAGTGTCGTGCACACCGAGCTTACTCTCATGGCAGGTTATGTTCTGTGGGGTTGATCAAACACAGCGGCTTTAGATAGATACAACCATTTAAatattctacatgtgttatgtAAGAAGTGTCTCAATCCGAAGCCAGTGTCTCAGCTAAGAAGATCCAACAAATACAACACACAGACCCTGGCAGCTGTTGCTCTACATTCAACCCCCCATCCTACTTTAATACATTGTTCTTGTCTGTATGTTGCTTAAGATGAAGAGCCAAAGCAACGAGTTGATTGGATAGCATAAAGAAAACCTGAGGTTTACAACAGCTTGTGGGAAAGGGCTCCAGGCAAGGGGTCCAAAGGCTAAATCATGTTTGGCAAGTTGCCAAGCTCCTATGACTTTGAAGTTTTAAAACACAAACTGCCCTAAGTGCTTTGTACATGCTTTCATGGTAATCAGCATACAAGCAAACGACACAGTGGTAGCAGAACCAGATGGAGCTCTCTTTGAAGGATTTCTAAGCAGTTAGTGATATGTGCCTGTATGTTGTAGGTGGCACAGAGACACCTGAACAATAGCCTCACAAACACCCCATATATTAACAAGATCTAGTCATCTGAATAACAGAATAAGTAAAAATAAGTTAAAAACACTCCCGGTTTGCACCCTTTCAAACACAAGAAGAGCAAATGTGTTAACTATTAAGCGACTGTGATCGAAGAGACCTTGAGGAGATATCAGCAACTGATTTTCAGAATGTTAAATGGTTAAATACATGTCCTGCAATCGATTGCATACAAGTACACAGGAAACCCAAGGATCCTTGTTAGTACGGAGTGTAGAGAGGGACAAAAAGGGCAGCAGTAGCTGAGGACAAGACAGGAAAGGTGTTCTTGGTAGTTTGGCTGGGTAAGCGAGGTAGGGTTGGTCAGAAATCAAGTGGCTTCAAAACTGGCAGGAGTGTCAATGGAGAAATATTTtacaaagtgctcagttttcaAAAGTCTGGAGTCGGGTAGTGCTCAGTGCTCGTTCTCTGAGCTCACACTTTAATGTCCTCTTGAATGCTGAGCTGGGAGAGGCTCTTCTTGATGCGCAGGGCCGTCAGGCGGGCGGCTCCATTCGAGTACCAACACTCCCTCATGATCTTGCCCATTACCCGCAAGGCCTGTGACAACATGGAGAAGGGGCAGATAAGGATTAATAGCTCGTAATACAGTATACATAGCTATGACGACACAAATGTAGCTCAAGAAGTCCATGCATAATGTTCAAAGTTTGTTTAAAAGAGTTTTGTGTTTCCTGTGTCAAAACACTCATTTGGCTTAAAAAATTCAATTCAATTGCGTTCAAAAAGAGCTTTATAGGATAACTCACTTCATTGCATCGTTACGTGCTGTCATTTCTAGCAACTAGATGACACAGATATACGATACCAGTATCTAATGACCTGTACTGGTGTATGCGTCACTTCATCTAGTAATACTGGCCGATATATCTGGCTCTAGTTTAAAAAAGCCAACAGATTAAGTAAGGTTAACGGAGAGCAAGCGCAGCCATAATGTACATCTCCCTCGGCACATGAAAACACACAAGAGCAGAGAGCCTGTAAACAGTTTGACAAATATTTCTGGGAGAAAAATTATGACCATATTAAAAAGGCACAATATGTCATTTTTCTGCCACTGGGAGCTCCCAATGCAAACATTTAACAGAAGGAGTAGGAGTTGGGAGTTTATCATTGCAGGATGGACTGGTACTTTGATTAAAGTTTAGATTTCTCTAAGTTTGaatattggaaacatttgctaTAATGTAAAAAAGTAAACCACTCACAGAATATATATCATAGGTCTAGTCTTTGTAATTTGTAGATATTATTACCTTTAGAGCAATTTAACATTGGGGTTTAACCTAATAACCTCTTGGACTTCCTTTAGTGGTTACCAAGCATTTCTAGATCCTAGCAATGAACTTGAACTTGTAATAAACTGGAATTACCATTCTGGTATAAGTCAGATCTTGAAAAGTGAAAACATATTGCTTTAATCGATCATTTTTATACCTCGTAGCTCTGCCACCAATTAGGAATGTTGGGTCGAAGCTTTTGGTCACAGACCAACTTTCTCATCTCCTCTATGGAAGGGTCAGACGGTACCAGGTCGTAGTAGGGCAGCTGGTACTCCTCATGGATACCTGATAACACGGGACAAAGGCGGGGTCAGATCAGTGCTGTGATCTCAGTAGttaacaaatatcaaaacaccaCAGGTTGAGTATCCAGAGTAAAAACAAACGAGTCTGACCTCCAGTATTACAGCGGCGTGCAATCTCCCAGTAGACCAGCCCCAAAGCGTAGATATCAGCACATTTGAATGAGTCAAAGTGTCTCATGTTGATCGTCTCGTCCAAAACCTCTGGAGCCATGTACCTGAGAGATGTAAGAACAATCTCAGTCTGTAAATACGTGTCAAAGTGTTTTCTGGAAAAGATGTCAAAGATATCTGTGAGAAGCACGCTCAGCAGCTGCAGGTGCGGGTGTTGACACTGACCTCTTGGTGCCCACCCTCTGGTTGGGTGCAATGTCGATGGTGTCGGAGGCAGAGTCATGACGGACAGCCAAGCCCAGGTCAGCGATGGCACAGGTGCAGTTCTTCTTCACCAGGATGTTCTTGGACTTCAGGTCTCTGTGGGCGATACCTGGTTTTCCTACCAAAGCAGAAGTGTACATGACAGACGATTGTGAACTCTTATCCCTACATAGTTTTTTTGCTACGGTCAATGTCGATTCTCTTTATTGAGAAACTAGAAACTATAACATTCTTTTTGGCCATCAgtttggtaaataaaaatagaaaaACACCCCCCAATTTGAGCAACAAATTGACTTTACTAGTTAGAGAATTGTTTCCTAAAATAACTCCGATGACAAAGACAAGGGAAACTATTTATATTAGCCACAACAAAAGTATAAAGTACATAATTGGAAAAAGGTTAAAACTTTTCGCTCTGGTTGTGTTGGGCAAAGTGAACTAAGATTTGTTCAGTCAATTTTTATTATAATTCTTTAAGCTAAATTATTTATTTCAACCAGGAAAcaacaccagtaatccagctcacactgtccgctcctcgagcctcaaagggaggggcagcgagccccgcaacgtcccgccaacacggcacccagaccccacgcagcatctcatctgtttgtcattactggtgtcattttctggttgctaacaaacgccattgtaaaacataaacactgatgttccgctgtaacggtggttgactaatcagaacagagtgggcgagctgaccaaccagagcacagtgggctcacagggagggggggcaggagcagAGAGTGAatgcacatactatacagagatgctgtattagaaaccaatgtgagtttggaaaattgcacaatataaaacaatggaattatgatcagtagaaatggccatgtcatgggacctttaaggtaaTTTGTCAAAATAGGAGGCCTTGCGGGGAGAGGAAAGAGACAAGAGAGAAATGAATAACAGGAGCACTTTATGTGTTGCATTATAAATGAAGCAGTCACCTTGTGTTCCCAGTATCTCCATGTGCAGATGAGCCAGGCCACTGGCAGCTGACAGTGCAAGTTTGATCATCCCTTCAGTGGTGACAGGGTAGCGGTTCAGGTAGTCAAACAGGGAGCCGTGCTCGTGGTAGTCTGACACCAACCACAGCTGGGTCCATGTGCCATTGTCTGGGCAGGAGAGGGGAATATAGACATATACaaaacattataaatgtaaTTGAAAATTATGAATGATtacataaaaaacacaacacactTCACCCTGAGCTGTGAATTATTCTCCCATTATACAACATTTAACAGGTTTGCACCTTTGTTATCAGCAGCTATAAAGCCCAGGATGTTTTCATGGCGCAGCATGATAGTCTGATAGATTTCAGCCTCACGGAACCAGGAGCGCTCCTCCCTGGAAGAGAAGATCTTCACCGCCACGTCACCTCCCCTCCAACGTCCTCGCCACACTTCCCCGAAACGCCCTTTACCAATGATGTCCTGGAGGACAATTGTTCTGGCAACAGTCCGCTGGACAAATAGAGGCAGGCCTGCTTAGAAAAGATAAGAACAGTTATCAGCAGTCTTTTCATATTCTTGTGCTACACTATGCAAAAGTAAAAACACTTTTGCTTTTGCTTGAATTCTTCGTAAGTTCAAATGAAGAATAACAGACTGCATGCAGCAAGCGTATTTCTTTAAAACTTTGATTTGAATTTGTTAAAATCCGTGTAAATGAGCATTTCTTGTCtgacaggtgtggcatatcaagatatTGATTAAACAAAAAGGATTATTACTCAGGTGTACCTTGGGCTGGtccaataaaaggccactctataATTGGCATTTTTATCACAAAACCCAACTCTACAGATGTTGCAAGTTCAGGGAGCGTGCCATCGTCCCAGAGCTGTTGCCCTTAAACTGCATAGCACATATCTGTAATAATTATAGTATTAAATCACTACATGCATATTATACAGTATGTCAGGTGGAGGAATTATCTTGGCAAATTAGGAGTAGCCACTAATGAGGATTTTGGCTAATTGGTGAAATAAGCCTTTTGCACAGAAAAACTTGGAATCTCTTTTTTTCCAACTCGTGAAAATGGGAATGAAataaaaagtgttgcgtttagaTCTTTGATAAGTGTACATTATGACGTTGTGCACTGACCGGAGCCTGAACCAGACGTGGACAGATCGTAAATGAGGTCCTGCAGGGTACTGTCTTTGGTCATGTAGAGATGATCACAGGAGGGGTCCTCCACCTCTAACCTTTGCCTGTGGCTGTAGGCCCTCTGGTGGTACTGATACAGGAACATAAAGGTCAGAAGCAGCAGACACAGCAAGAACAGCGGCCCTGCCACCACAGCCACTAGTTCCACCAGCCCCCATGTCCCATCTGGGCCGTAGCCTCCCCCGGGTCCTGCCTGAGTGGTGACTGAAAGACAGAAAAGTCGAGAATGAAATGCAATATCTGGCACTCCGTACATATTACCGTTCTAGAATGTTACCTTACAGTGTTAGAATGTTGAATTACAATGAAATGa from Pseudochaenichthys georgianus chromosome 5, fPseGeo1.2, whole genome shotgun sequence harbors:
- the LOC117446429 gene encoding LOW QUALITY PROTEIN: activin receptor type-1B-like (The sequence of the model RefSeq protein was modified relative to this genomic sequence to represent the inferred CDS: substituted 1 base at 1 genomic stop codon), with product MPXTGNILIMANLRIALAVVVVQAVLYRSCEALRCNCTTPQCERNGFQCETDGACMASTSFIEGQEQSIRICITRDNLVPPGQPFYCLSAEGLLNIHCCYTDYCNSIDLKVPTVTTQAGPGGGYGPDGTWGLVELVAVVAGPLFLLCLLLLTFMFLYQYHQRAYSHRQRLEVEDPSCDHLYMTKDSTLQDLIYDLSTSGSGSGLPLFVQRTVARTIVLQDIIGKGRFGEVWRGRWRGGDVAVKIFSSREERSWFREAEIYQTIMLRHENILGFIAADNKDNGTWTQLWLVSDYHEHGSLFDYLNRYPVTTEGMIKLALSAASGLAHLHMEILGTQGKPGIAHRDLKSKNILVKKNCTCAIADLGLAVRHDSASDTIDIAPNQRVGTKRYMAPEVLDETINMRHFDSFKCADIYALGLVYWEIARRCNTGGIHEEYQLPYYDLVPSDPSIEEMRKLVCDQKLRPNIPNWWQSYEALRVMGKIMRECWYSNGAARLTALRIKKSLSQLSIQEDIKV